The Pyrus communis chromosome 2, drPyrComm1.1, whole genome shotgun sequence genome includes a window with the following:
- the LOC137726082 gene encoding beta-glucosidase 12-like, with amino-acid sequence MKDMELDAYRLSISWSRLLPNGTLSGGVNRKGIDYYNNLINELLRNGLKPFVTIFHWDVPQALEDEYGGFLSPRIVDHFKDYAELCYKEFGDRVKHWFTVNEPYTFSSMGYAVGTLAPGRCSSWQNLNCTGGDSAIEPYLVTHHILLAHGAAVELYKNRYQASQKGLIGITLVTYWFEPASKSKQDKDAALRSLDFMFGWFLDPLTSGDYPHTMRSIVGKRLPKFTKEQSKLLNGSFDFLGINYYTARYATSTPKNNSLQASFVTDPQADLTTELNGVLIGPQTASDWLYVYPKGIHDLVLYTKEKYNDPLIYITENGVSELNNPELSIDEALHDTNRIDYHYRHLCYLQAAIKNGAKVKGYFPWTLLDDFEWDSGYTVRFGLNYVDYNDGLKRHPKLSAHWFKNLLKKN; translated from the exons ATGAAGGATATGGAGTTGGATGCTTACAGATTATCTATTTCATGGTCCAGATTATTACCAA atGGAACATTAAGTGGTGGCGTTAACAGAAAAGGAATTGATTATTACAACAATCTCATCAATGAACTCCTACGCAATG GTTTAAAGCCGTTTGTAACAATCTTTCATTGGGATGTTCCCCAAGCTTTAGAAGATGAATATGGTGGTTTCTTAAGCCCTCGTATTGT CGATCATTTTAAAGACTATGCAGAACTTTGTTATAAGGAATTTGGTGATCGAGTCAAGCACTGGTTCACGGTAAATGAGCCATATACTTTTAGTAGCATGGGTTATGCTGTTGGGACTCTAGCACCGGGACGCTGCTCTTCTTGGCAAAATCTAAACTGCACCGGTGGAGATTCAGCCATTGAACCATACTTGGTGACACACCACATTCTTCTTGCTCATGGAGCAGCTGTAGAATTGTACAAGAATAGATATCAG GCATCTCAGAAAGGCTTGATAGGAATAACATTGGTGACATACTGGTTTGAGCCTGCTTCGAAGTCAAAGCAAGATAAAGATGCTGCCTTACGATCTTTGGATTTTATGTTTGGATG GTTTTTGGACCCGTTAACAAGTGGTGACTATCCACACACCATGCGATCAATTGTTGGAAAAAGATTGCCAAAATTCACAAAAGAACAATCCAAGTTGCTAAACGGATCGTTTGATTTTCTTGGAATAAATTATTATACTGCTAGATACGCAACTAGTACACCGAAGAACAATTCACTACAGGCAAGCTTCGTAACAGACCCTCAAGCTGATCTTACAA CTGAGCTTAATGGAGTACTTATTGGTCCACAG ACTGCTTCAGATTGGTTATATGTATATCCAAAAGGAATTCACGATCTTGTGCTCTACACAAAGGAAAAATATAATGATCCACTCATTTATATTACTGAGAATG GTGTATCAGAGTTGAATAATCCAGAACTATCAATTGACGAGGCTCTTCATGATACCAATAGAATTGACTACCACTACCGTCACCTGTGTTACCTTCAAGCGGCGATCAA AAATGGTGCGAAAGTGAAGGGATACTTTCCATGGACATTGTTGGATGACTTTGAATGGGATTCTGGATACACTGTCCGATTTGGTTTAAACTACGTGGATTATAATGACGGGCTAAAAAGACACCCAAAACTCTCAGCACATTGGTTCAAAAATTTGCTTAAGAAGAATTGA